CTGGATGACGCCGGAACTCCAGCAGCGAGTGGAACGGGAGATTTTTCAGCCCCTGTTGGCGGCGCTCCGGCGGCGAGGCATTGACTACCGGGGGGTCATTTACGCAGGATTGATGGTTACGCCGACAGGGGACCCGATGGTGGTGGAGTTCAACTGTCGTTTTGGGGACCCGGAAACCCAGGCTCTCTTGCCGTTGCTGGAGTCAGACCTGCTGGAGCTGGCGGTGGCCTGTGCCCAAGGGCAGTTGGCCGATGTTCCGCCCCCCCATTGGAAACCGGGCTACGCCGCTACGGTGGTCGTGGCGTCCGGCGGTTATCCTGGAGAATTCACCAAGGGCTATCCGGTACAGGGTCTGGACCTGGCGGAAGCTACCGGCGCCTTGGTCTTCCACAGCGGCACCCGGCGGGAACGCAACCAAATCCTTACCGATGGGGGGCGGGTCTTCAGCGTGACGGGCTACGGTGAAACCCTGGCGGATGCCCTCACCCAGGCCTACGCCGCCGTGAAGCACATCCACTTTACCAACAGTTACTACCGCAGCGATATCGGCTGGCGCCTGCAGCAATAGGTTACTTCTTGGGCATCAATACCATAATCATATTGCGGCCTTCTTTTTGGGGCACCTGTTGCACCTCCCCTACCTCCTGCACATCGTTGGCCAGCCGTTTGAGTAGATCTTCCGCCAATTCGCTGTGTTGGGACTCCCGCCCGCGAAAGGTGATGGTGACCTTGACCTTGTCCCCCTCTTTCAAAAACCGCCGGGCCTGGTTTACCCGCACCTGGTAATCGTGGTCGTCAATGTTGTAACGCATTTTCACTTCCTTGACTTCCACCGTCTGCTGTTTTTTCTTGGCCTCGCGCGCTTTTTTCTCCTGCTGGAACTTGTACTTGCCGTAGTCCATGATGCGGCACACCGGTGGGTCGGCTTTTTCGCTGATCAGCACCAGGTCCAGTTCCTTCTCCTGGGCTAAAGCTAGGGCCTCCCGGGGGGACATGATCCCCAGTTGGGTACCGTCCACATCGATCAACCGAATCTTGGGGTACCGAATCCGCTCGTTAATGTTCGGTATAGCGCGGTTGTTCGGTCGTTTTGAGGGGGGAGTCGCCGTCACAAATCCGTCAATGGAACAACAGTGAACAATTCCCAAATCAGGGTATTAACCCTCCTGGGTTGGGGAGACAATCGTTGCCCCCAGTTTAGCATAAGGTTACCCAACCCCTAACCCTCCCGATTTACAAAGGGTAACAGAGCCAGGATCCGCGCCCGCTTGATGGCCCGGGTAATCTGCCGCTGCTGCTTGGCCGTTAACCCCGTTACCCGTCGGGGCAGAATCTTGCCCTGATCGCTAATAAATTTCCGCAACAAGTCAACGTCCTTGTAATCAATCGGGTCACTGGGTTTGATCGGAGAGACCCGTCGCCGATAAAACGTCATAGCCTACTTCGTCTCCCGATGCAGGGTGTGTTTGTTGCAATAGGGGCAGTATTTCTTCAACTCCAGCCGTCCGGTGGTGTTACGGCGATTCTTGGTGGTGGTGTACCGGGAAACGCCCGCCGCCCGCTTGTTCGGGTTGGTCCGGCATTCCGTACACTCCAGCGTAATAATCAGCCGTACACCTTTGTTCTTGGCCATAACTGCCCTGCGTGTACAAAATGTGACATCTCCTAAGTATAACCCAAATTCCTGTTTACGACAAGGCCCCGGTTAAG
This genomic interval from Gloeomargarita sp. SRBZ-1_bins_9 contains the following:
- the rpsR gene encoding 30S ribosomal protein S18, whose translation is MTFYRRRVSPIKPSDPIDYKDVDLLRKFISDQGKILPRRVTGLTAKQQRQITRAIKRARILALLPFVNREG
- the infC gene encoding translation initiation factor IF-3, whose product is MTATPPSKRPNNRAIPNINERIRYPKIRLIDVDGTQLGIMSPREALALAQEKELDLVLISEKADPPVCRIMDYGKYKFQQEKKAREAKKKQQTVEVKEVKMRYNIDDHDYQVRVNQARRFLKEGDKVKVTITFRGRESQHSELAEDLLKRLANDVQEVGEVQQVPQKEGRNMIMVLMPKK
- the rpmG gene encoding 50S ribosomal protein L33, which encodes MAKNKGVRLIITLECTECRTNPNKRAAGVSRYTTTKNRRNTTGRLELKKYCPYCNKHTLHRETK